Genomic window (Polycladomyces subterraneus):
GTTGAGTCTCGATACGATCGCCTACATGCCATGCAACCCGTCGATCGGCGGACCGGCAAAAGGGCACGTCGTACGTGAAATCGACGCCTTGGGTGGGGAAATGGCGCGAAACATCGACAAAACCCACATTCAGATGCGGATGCTCAATACAGGTAAAGGTCCGGCCGTGTACGCCCTGCGGGCGCAAGCGGACAAGGTGTTGTATCAACAGGAGATGAAACGGACGATTGAACGGCAGCCCAACCTCGACCTCCACCAGAACATGGTGGAAAAATTGATCGTGGAAAATGGCGTATGCCACGGCGTCATCACCCGGACCGGAGCGGAATACCGCGCCAAAGCGGTGGTGCTGACGACGGGGACGTACCTGCGGGGCAAAATCATCATCGGGGATTTGGCTTACGAAAGCGGCCCCAACAACCAGCAACCGTCCATCAATCTGGCGTATCAACTGCAGGATCTCGGCTTTGAGATGGTCCGGTTCAAAACGGGTACTCCCCCGCGGGTGAACAAAAACACGATCGACACGAGTGTGATGGAGGAACAGCCTGGGGATGATGTGCCACGGGCCTTTTCCTATGAAACAACCGAGTACATTACCGACCAGCTCTCATGCTGGTTGACGTATACCAACGAAAAGACGCATGAATACATCCGGAACAATTTACACCGGGCTCCGATGTATTCCGGCAAGATCGAAGGGCGGGGGCCGCGGTACTGCCCGTCGATCGAAGACAAAATCGTCCGCTTTGCAGACAAAAATCGGCACCAGATCTTCCTGGAACCCGAGGGGCGCAACACGCTGGAGATGTACGTGCAGGGATTGTCCACCAGTTTGCCGGAAGACGTTCAGCTGGCTATTTTGCGGACGATCACCGGTCTGGAAAACGTCGAAATGATGCGGACCGGCTATGCGATCGAATATGATGCGATTGTGCCGACACAACTGTGGCCCAGCCTGGAGACCAAGTTGGTGGAAAACCTGTTCACTGCCGGACAGATCAATGGTACATCCGGTTATGAAGAAGCCGCGGGGCAGGGAATTATGGCCGGGATCAACGCAGCTCGAAAAGTGCAGAGCAAGGAACCGGTTATCCTTGATCGTTCCCAGGCCTATATCGGTGTGCTGATCGATGACCTGGTCACCAAAGGAACGGACGAACCATACCGTCTGCTGACTTCCCGAGCCGAGTACCGGTTGCTGTTGCGTCACGACAACGCCGATCTCCGGCTGACGGAGATCGGGTATCGGATCGGCCTGATTCCGGAGGAACGCTATCGCCGTTTTGTCGCCAAAAAGGAAGCGATCGAGCGGGAAATGAAACGTCTGCGTGAAACCAAGGTGAAACCCACGCCGGAAGTACAGGCGATCCTCCGGGAAGTCGGTTCCAGCGAGCTGAGCAATGCGATCGACCTGGCCAGCCTGATCAAGCGGCCGGAACTGACGTACGCCCACATCGCACAAATCTCCCCCGCACCGGAACCGATCGCACCGGAAGTGGCGGAACAAGTGGAGATCCAACTGAAATACGAGGGCTACATCAAAAAGTCGCTGCAACAAGTGGAGAAAATGAAAAAGATGGAGAACAAGCGGATCCCGGATTGGGTGGACTATGACCGGATTCAAGGCATCTCCTCCGAGGCACGGGAAAAGCTGAAAAAGGTACGTCCGCTGTCGTTGGGGCAGGCCTCCCGGATCTCCGGTGTCAACCCCGCCGACATCTCCATCCTGATGGTGCATATCGAACAGGTCGGCAAAGCGCACGCCAAAGCGGAATGAAAGGAGATCAACGGTCTGGAAACACGGATCGGAGATTGATTTACAAAGTGGTCTAGCCACTTGCGAGCGACACTTTCCCGTTGAGCGCTGCTAGGCCTGGTCTGGTAATTCGATCAGACGGCAGCGTTTGGCCTTGCCCCCGGTTCAAGCGGTCTTGATCGGCTTCCCTGCAGGGTGCAGGTGGAGCGGGCCGGGAAAGCGATGCGGACGATATGGATCAGTCTCGCCCTAGGCAGCTGCCCACCGGGCGGAGACGGGAAATCGAAGCCCACAGGACATACAAGAGTTTGGCTGCGGTTTTTCTTATGGGAGGTTGCAATGGACATCAGTCAGTGGTTACGTGAACAAGCAGCACCGCTGGGAATCACATTGACGGAAAAACAGTTGGATCAGTTCGCACTGTATTATGAACGGTTGGTGGAAAAAAACCGGGTGATGAACCTGACGGCGATCACAGAAAGGGAAGACGTCTACATCAAGCATTTTTATGACTCCCTGCTGTTGGCTGCAGTTGTTCCCATCAATCAAATCAATACGTTGATCGATGTGGGAACAGGCGCTGGATTCCCTGGTATTCCGCTTAAAATCGCCTTTCCTCATTTGCGGGTGGTGTTACTGGATTCCCTGAACAAACGGGTCTCCTTCCTGGCGGAGTTGGTGCGGGAATTGCGATTGAACAAAGTGGAGACAATCCATGGACGGGCGGAGGAATGGGGACGTCGGACAGGGTATCGGGAA
Coding sequences:
- the mnmG gene encoding tRNA uridine-5-carboxymethylaminomethyl(34) synthesis enzyme MnmG, yielding MTYRAGEYDVIVIGAGHAGCEAALAAARMGCKTLLLTLSLDTIAYMPCNPSIGGPAKGHVVREIDALGGEMARNIDKTHIQMRMLNTGKGPAVYALRAQADKVLYQQEMKRTIERQPNLDLHQNMVEKLIVENGVCHGVITRTGAEYRAKAVVLTTGTYLRGKIIIGDLAYESGPNNQQPSINLAYQLQDLGFEMVRFKTGTPPRVNKNTIDTSVMEEQPGDDVPRAFSYETTEYITDQLSCWLTYTNEKTHEYIRNNLHRAPMYSGKIEGRGPRYCPSIEDKIVRFADKNRHQIFLEPEGRNTLEMYVQGLSTSLPEDVQLAILRTITGLENVEMMRTGYAIEYDAIVPTQLWPSLETKLVENLFTAGQINGTSGYEEAAGQGIMAGINAARKVQSKEPVILDRSQAYIGVLIDDLVTKGTDEPYRLLTSRAEYRLLLRHDNADLRLTEIGYRIGLIPEERYRRFVAKKEAIEREMKRLRETKVKPTPEVQAILREVGSSELSNAIDLASLIKRPELTYAHIAQISPAPEPIAPEVAEQVEIQLKYEGYIKKSLQQVEKMKKMENKRIPDWVDYDRIQGISSEAREKLKKVRPLSLGQASRISGVNPADISILMVHIEQVGKAHAKAE
- the rsmG gene encoding 16S rRNA (guanine(527)-N(7))-methyltransferase RsmG, which gives rise to MDISQWLREQAAPLGITLTEKQLDQFALYYERLVEKNRVMNLTAITEREDVYIKHFYDSLLLAAVVPINQINTLIDVGTGAGFPGIPLKIAFPHLRVVLLDSLNKRVSFLAELVRELRLNKVETIHGRAEEWGRRTGYREAFDLATARAVAKLNVLAEYCLPFVRMGGSFVAMKGPDVTEEQQEAKTALQRLGGGEIADYPFTLPKEKGTRHLLVISKRANTPKAYPRKPGTPAKQPIV